From the Candidatus Melainabacteria bacterium RIFOXYA2_FULL_32_9 genome, one window contains:
- a CDS encoding GTP cyclohydrolase, translating to MVRSKLKDVQNQKDHRGIDIQKVGVRNVEVPLNILRKNDKEQIVSAKATMSVSLPKDYKGTHMSRFIEILSEWGQRNLLGVDLKGCLVEITDKLDAESAELKFNFKYFIDKRAPVSELVCPMGYDCSFEGILKNKEDYTFILGVNVPVTTLCPCSKEISEYGAHNQRTFVKVRISYDVNSIVWIEDLVELIEKCGSSPVYPLLKREDEKFVTELAYNNPKFVEDVLRDVVSKIKNIKEIHWFEVDCEAHESIHNHSAWAYQEEFVAS from the coding sequence ATGGTAAGATCAAAACTAAAAGACGTTCAAAACCAAAAGGATCATAGGGGTATAGATATCCAAAAAGTTGGTGTCCGAAATGTTGAAGTTCCTCTTAATATCCTAAGAAAAAATGATAAAGAGCAAATTGTAAGTGCAAAAGCTACTATGAGTGTTTCTTTACCAAAAGATTATAAAGGCACTCATATGTCCAGGTTTATTGAAATTCTTAGTGAATGGGGCCAGAGAAATCTGCTTGGTGTAGATTTAAAAGGTTGTTTAGTTGAGATTACAGATAAACTTGACGCAGAAAGCGCAGAATTAAAGTTCAATTTTAAATATTTTATTGATAAAAGAGCTCCTGTAAGTGAGCTTGTCTGCCCAATGGGATATGATTGCTCCTTTGAGGGAATATTAAAAAATAAAGAAGATTATACTTTTATTTTAGGGGTAAATGTTCCCGTAACTACTTTGTGTCCTTGCAGTAAAGAAATTTCCGAATATGGTGCTCATAATCAGAGAACTTTTGTAAAAGTACGTATAAGCTATGATGTTAATTCTATTGTCTGGATTGAGGATCTTGTTGAATTAATTGAAAAATGTGGCAGCAGTCCTGTATATCCTCTTTTGAAGAGAGAAGATGAGAAGTTCGTAACTGAGCTTGCATATAATAATCCAAAATTTGTAGAAGATGTTCTCAGAGATGTGGTTTCAAAGATTAAAAATATCAAAGAAATTCATTGGTTCGAAGTAGATTGTGAAGCGCATGAAAGTATTCACAATCATTCTGCCTGGGCATATCAGGAAGAATTTGTGGCTTCTTAA